Proteins encoded within one genomic window of Bemisia tabaci chromosome 2, PGI_BMITA_v3:
- the Dpm3 gene encoding dolichol-phosphate mannosyltransferase subunit 3 — translation MTKLLEWVAGGLAFLLLWAILIFNIRNYKALEDMKNFIYTLPLTIAAHFGVYAVTVVLWRVFTFNNCKEAAAELQNEINLAKEDLAKKGFKFCSNAS, via the exons atgactaaaCTTCTTGAGTGGGTTGCTGGCGGTCTCGCATTTCTTCTTTTGTGGGCAATTCTTATCTTCAACATAAGAAATTACAAGGCTTTGGAAGATATGAAGAATTTTATTTACACTCTACCCTTAACTATTGCTGCTCACTTTGGT gTCTATGCGGTGACTGTTGTCTTATGGAGAGTTTTTACATTCAACAATTGTAAGGAGGCAGCTGCTGAGTTACAAAAT GAAATCAACTTGGCAAAAGAAGATCTAGCGAAAAAAGGTTTCAAATTCTGCAGTAATGCTTCATGA